CAAAGAGTGCTATTGTATCTGGAATAGTAGGGGCTTCGGGTAGCGTCACCCCAACACAAAACGATCCGCCAGTACCAAAATGGGTTTTATTGAAAGTCAAGGAAACTGAATGTGCAAACTTCACTAGACCAGTTATGGGAGGCAAGGTGTTTTTAAGTCAAACAGGATATATGTCTACCAACGTGAGTCAACCAACAACTCAAACCTCTCCGCAAGATCAAGTACAACAATAAGTAGCAGGTAAAAGGTGGTGCTTAACTAATGGGGTTTTTAACCAAAAAACAAGAACAAATCACAGAAATCAATGTAGGTCTGGTATCCTACGAAAAAGCAAAGGATTTGATAAGACAATTTATTGCTACTCCTGAACACTATGAAAATGATAACGAAAAAGCAAAGGTAAAAAAACTAGAACTTGAAAGTATGAAGGGTGAAAAGAAGGCTAAACAAGAGTTAATTGACTACCTGGTTGAAACAATGATCAGATATAAGTTTGAAATTGAGGGGATGATTCTTCATGAAGCTGCTATAGAGATATACAAAGAGACCTGGGGGTTGGGAATCATAGAGGATATTTATCATGACCCTGAAGTTGATGAGGTTGAAGTAAATGGTATTCATAATATATACTCCATCCGCAGAGGCAGGTACTGCAGAGAAAACGTAATTTTTAATTCAGAACAAGAGCTAATGGCCTTGATGGGTAGAATATTTGTCGACTACTGTGCTGTTAACGAAGGCAACCCTGTTGGAAGAACTGTTCGGGTAGATGGGACCAGAGTATTAGCCACTGTTCCCCCTTTTACCAATACAATCACCCTTACAATGAGAAAGCACAATACATTTATTTACTCAAAGGATACCTTGACCCAGGTTGGAACTTTAGATCCCAGAATATATGATGCCCTAGCCCTATTTAACAGGGGATTACTAAATATTCTTTATTCCGGCCCCACCAATGGTGGCAAAACCACTATGTTGAGACATTTTTTTAGATATAGTCCTCCCGATATCAGGACCGTACTGTTAGAACCAAGACATGAGCTAAAGCTACAAGAAAACTACCCCGAATGGAATATTATTGAGTTTCAGGAACTCCCCCAGCAACGATTAACTCTATTGCAAGCCTTTGAAACAGCACTGCAAGTAACTCCGGTAAGGATCATAACCGGTGAGATCCTGGGTGGTAGGGAAGGCCCAGAGGCAATTAAATCAGGAAACCGGGGGCATACAGGAAATCTATCAACTATCCACGCAGAGACAGTAGAAGACGCCATTTTAGAACTGACCAACATTCTTGTGGAAGAAGGTAGATCCCAAAGTATTACGAAGGAACAAGCCATGGAAAGGGTATGTAGGGCATTTGATGTAATTGTCCAGATATTCGTCCCACCTCAATCAGGAGTAAAAAAAGTGGTCGCTGTTGGAGAACCAAAATTTGTTGATGGAACTGTAAAAGTTATTAACTATTTTGAATGGCAGCCATCTGAGGAAGATTTCCTAAAGGGTTACTGGCAATACCCTAATCCTTTATCAGAAAGATTAATTAAAAAGCTGCATCGAAATGGTGTTCCAGCGGAGGAATTAAAAAGGGTGGGGCTTATATGGTAGAAATCTTTTCTATCCTAAAAGCTCAGTTTCTTGACCACCATATATCACTTATACTTATGGGAATCACAATATTAGGGATAGGATTGTTTACGTACAGTGCTTCCCACATATTCTTGGATTTCATTGAAAAAATATGTGGTCATCTGGTAAGGAAATATAAAAAAGCCAATAGAAAAAGCAATATTTCGCCAAGGTTAGTAGCAATTATCCAATCAAAGCATCAGTCTACCGTTACAAAAGCTAAAACAGTATCGGATTCGTTTAGGTGGCTTATACCTGAAATTTTATTGACCTCAGTAAAAGCCTTAATAGTATTTTCAATTGTGGCAGTGTTAGGTTTAATGATTGGTACCTTATGGCTAAAAAATATCGGTGCAGCAATCATATTGGCTTTTCTTTGTATACTACTACCTGGTCAGTATTTAAGTCGTCAGGATCTGCGAAAGCAAGAAAAATATATCAGCCAGTTCCCAATTGTAGTGAGAACTTTTCTAGTGGCCCTGGAGCAAAAAGGAAATGCCCGTTCTGCCATCTCATATGTGGCCGAACGGGCACCTGAACCATCAAAATCACTCTTCCAAACAATACTTCTTAAAATTGATAGTGGTTTTGAACCAAAATTAGCTTTGAAAGAAATCACTAAAGAAATAAAGGTATCACACGCTCATTTATTTGAACAGTTGCTAGCAGATGCCTATTATCAGGGTACAACATTGATTCCTCAGTTTACCCGTTTGGCGGGCCAGGTAGATGCTATGAATGAACTTATATTGGAAAATGCCCAGACAACTCACGCTGGGAGAATACAAAATTTTATAATGCATTTCTTGGTAGTGATACTAGCAGTAATGCTAGTTAGGGTACTCCCTGAATCAGAGAAATATTTAACCCAGGAAATTGGTGGCAGGACTATCGTGCTGCTCACCTTTTTGTCGGTGTTGATTGGGATTATCTTTGACAGGATGATGTCAAAAGTTGATGCCTAAGGGGGGTGACAAATATTTATTCAAAAATTAATATCCCAGAAATACCAACAGATTGGTTTCTTTCTACCATAGTTGGCTTAGGGGTTGGAATTATCACAGCATATACCTTATATGCTGTATTTCTTTTATTTCAAAGGTTAGTCGCAAGGATACAGCATAAACAGAGCATAAAGAAAGCAAGTCGGTTTTCAAAACTAAACCCAATTGAACACCTTAAATTAAAGGGACAGGTTAAAAAGAGCAACAAAGAGCAGAAAGAAATCTTGTTTGTAACCATTGGTTCGGGTTTGTTCTTAGCAATTACTTTACCGGGGATAACCGGCAAGCTCCTAGGCTTCCCTTTTGGGATTTTGCTAGGGGCAATTGGATATTTAAGGTACACAAAAATAATGAGAGAAAGGAGATATGGACAAAAACTTAAGGAAGCTATTTTACTTTACGACTCATTAATGATCTATATGGAAAGGGGTGATAACCTACAACAGGCATTAGAAAGGTCTTTGCCACTATTAAAACTACTAAAAACACCTGTGGAAAAATGCCTTAAAAAATATCCTTATAATCCAATTGAAGCCATTGCAGAAATGGAAAAGAATATGAACTTTGACGAAGCAGGGATCCTTATTTCTATTCTTTTACAATTACAAAACAATAATCAAGGAGCACATGTCGGTGGCCCTGAAGCGGTGCGGCTTGAAAACCTAAGAAAATCACTTTTGAGAACCAATATTAAATTAAGACCTATGTTTCAACAGTTTCAGCTTTATTTACCTCTTTTCTGTGGCTTTTCCTTAATTGCGTACTGCTATTACCGGCATTACAAAGAACAAATGGGCTCCCTAAATCCCTTGGATTTAATAAAATAAGGAGGAAAAATAAATGAGGAAAACAATAAAAAATTTTGTAAATCAAGTTAAAGAGTTTTGGAAAGATGACCGTGGTACCGGTGCTGACACCCATACAACTAATTTTTTGTATATAGTTGGTGGTATTGCTATTACATCTTTGATCATAGGGGCTTTAGGTGTAATCATCTCAAATAAAACAGACGGTATATCCTCTGATATAAAATCCTTTAAGGTTACTGTTCCAAGCGCTACTAATGGTGCTGGTACTCTAACTAATGCTGCACCAGCCTCTGGTAATTCCACAGTAAACGGCATTACTTTTAATAAATAGAAGGAGTTATGGCCATGTTTAAGACTATTAAAGCCCTTTGGGATGATGATAGTGGCAGTGGTTTAAATAACATTAACACGGAATTAATGATGATCGTATTTGGAGTGGCCATTGTTTCTTTTGTGTTGGCAGGGGTGTTTATCTCAGTTTCTGGGCTAGGAACATCTGTTGGTAATAGTATAAAGATGGTAGCACCGTAGGCACAGTAGCAAGGGGTTGATCCGATTATCTTTCGGAT
This genomic interval from Desulforamulus reducens MI-1 contains the following:
- a CDS encoding ATPase, T2SS/T4P/T4SS family encodes the protein MGFLTKKQEQITEINVGLVSYEKAKDLIRQFIATPEHYENDNEKAKVKKLELESMKGEKKAKQELIDYLVETMIRYKFEIEGMILHEAAIEIYKETWGLGIIEDIYHDPEVDEVEVNGIHNIYSIRRGRYCRENVIFNSEQELMALMGRIFVDYCAVNEGNPVGRTVRVDGTRVLATVPPFTNTITLTMRKHNTFIYSKDTLTQVGTLDPRIYDALALFNRGLLNILYSGPTNGGKTTMLRHFFRYSPPDIRTVLLEPRHELKLQENYPEWNIIEFQELPQQRLTLLQAFETALQVTPVRIITGEILGGREGPEAIKSGNRGHTGNLSTIHAETVEDAILELTNILVEEGRSQSITKEQAMERVCRAFDVIVQIFVPPQSGVKKVVAVGEPKFVDGTVKVINYFEWQPSEEDFLKGYWQYPNPLSERLIKKLHRNGVPAEELKRVGLIW
- a CDS encoding type II secretion system F family protein; translation: MVEIFSILKAQFLDHHISLILMGITILGIGLFTYSASHIFLDFIEKICGHLVRKYKKANRKSNISPRLVAIIQSKHQSTVTKAKTVSDSFRWLIPEILLTSVKALIVFSIVAVLGLMIGTLWLKNIGAAIILAFLCILLPGQYLSRQDLRKQEKYISQFPIVVRTFLVALEQKGNARSAISYVAERAPEPSKSLFQTILLKIDSGFEPKLALKEITKEIKVSHAHLFEQLLADAYYQGTTLIPQFTRLAGQVDAMNELILENAQTTHAGRIQNFIMHFLVVILAVMLVRVLPESEKYLTQEIGGRTIVLLTFLSVLIGIIFDRMMSKVDA